Part of the Paenibacillus sp. FSL R7-0273 genome is shown below.
CAGCCCCCGCCGTCCGTAGCGTCAGCACCGTACCCGGCCGGCACAGCTGATCTTCGCTGCCGGACGCGCATACCTTAAGAGCGCCTTCGTTGCCCGCCGCAGAACTAACGGTTATCTCCTCCCGGCTGACTCTCAGCCGGAAGCTGTCGCCCCGCAGGCTCAGCGGCAGCTCCACTGCCGTCCATTGCCCGGGCAGGGCAGGCTGCACCCGCAGCGTCTCCCCGTCAAACTCCACGCCGGCAAAGCCGAGCACCGCCGCCATCCAGGCTCCTCCGTTCGCAGCCGGATGCGTTCCGCCAATGTACAGGTCCCCGACATACTGCTTGGATTCTCCGGTCAAATCCACAGTCGCCGTACGCATAAAATAAGGGTAGCCCCAGTCAGGGGAACCGATATCTGCCGCTACCAGCGCATAGATACATGGGCTGAGACTGGAGCCATGCTCCGTCCGCGGCTCATAGTACTCCCAGTTAGCCTGCTTAACTTCTTTCGAGAAGGAGCTTTTGAACAAATTCAGCATCAGCACCACATCTGCCTGCTTAAGAATAGCGGTCGTAGCGGCCAGCCCGTTTCCGCCGCCAAAATACTCATTCGGATGAAGCACCCGGGCTTTCAGCTCTGCCAGCGGAACATCCTCCAGCTTGAAGTAGCGGTCGAACTGCTCGATGAGCAGGGTGTCCGGATCAGGCTGCGGAACATATAAGCCATCCAGCATTTCCCGGAACTCTTTCAGGAACGGCCCGCCTGCGAATTGCCCTGCCAGCTGCTGATACCGCTCCGGGAACATGGCCTGAAGCAGCTCCGAGCACTCAATTGCCACTTCCAGTGTCCGGTGCACCAGAGCGTTAGTGAAGGCATTGTTATTGACCCGTTCATGGTACTCGTCAGGACCGGTAACATCCAGAATTTCATAGCGCTGCTTAACCGGATTATAGTAGGCATAGGAATAAAAGAAGCGGGCGCATTCCCAGATCACTTCCGCTCCGCCGTCAGCCAGCAGGCTGTCATCTCCGGTAAACGCAACATACTGCCAGATTCCATGTACCACATCTGCGCTGATATGCACCTGCTTATCACGGAAATAGGTACGCATGGGTCTTCCGGTAAATACATCGTTCACATTAAAAAGCGTACACGCATCATCCCCCGAATCCTGGCTCTCCCAGGCGTAAAAGGCGCCAAGATACCCGTATTCCGCCGCTTTCCGCCGCGCCCCGTCCAGCGTGTGAATCCGGTACATCAGCAGGTTACGGGCTGTACCGGGGTCACTGTGCAGAAAAAAGGGCAGCATGAACATCTCCGTATCCCAGAATACAGCGCCTTTGTACACCTGTCCGGACAGCCCTCTGGCCGGAATAGATACCTTCTCCGACGCTGTCGGTGCGATAATGAGCAGCTGGTAGATGCTGTATCTGAGTGCAAACTGTGCCGCGTCATCTCCTTCGATCAGACAGTCACTCCTCTTCCAGCGTGCCGCCCAGGCCTCACGGTGCGCTGTAAGCAGTTGTCCATAGCCGGCTGCTTCCGCCGTACGGACATTCTGCACGGCCAATACGTCCGGATCACTGCAGTCCAGCTCCGTATAGACCGCCGCGTATTTAAACCATTCATAAACCTCTCCGGCCTTTACGTCAAAAGCGATGAACCGCCGAGCGCCCTCCCCCGCCGTTTCCTGCGCCTCAAACCCGTACACCGTCTTTTCTGCTACCGCCACCTGCAGGGCAAGCTCACCTGTAACTGCCGAAGCCAGAAGCATACCGGCGGCGTTCTGCTCCTGCAGACCGTACAGATGCGGGCCGTTAATATCCCATACCTCACCGTCAATGCCCGTCTCCAGCTCGATCCGGCAATCCGCTGTGGCAGTCAGGCTAAGCCGGGATGCCAGCACATGCAGCTGATCCATGCTGACGAAGCGCTCAGCTGCAAAAACCAGCTCGCCTCCGCTGATGCCATACACCGTCTCGCGCTTATGCAGCGCACAGGAGATGTCCAGCTCCTGCTTGTGCAAAAGCGGCTCTGCGTCGAGCACTCCCAGCCGTTTGCCATTACAGCTAAGCCTGGTAAACAACGCGTTCGGCGCGTTGACCGGCTCGCGCCACTTCCCTCCGGCCTGATCATATACTCCGGCCAGGGTGACGGCGGCAAGCTGCTCCTTGCCGAATTCCTCCAGCGTCCCGCGGCAGCCCATATAACCGTTGCCGGTCATATATTTATTGCCGTTTGTAACAATCTTCCCGCGGCTGAACTCCTTGTCCGCTGTCACCCAGTTCATCCGGCCACCAGCCCTTCAGCGAGCGGGAGCGTTACAATATCCGTCCCAGCCGTAACCCGCTGTCCGTAAACGATAATATCTGCGCTTCCTCCGGAAACAGCCTGTATCTGCACGCCCTCCTGCGTGACCGCCAGGCGGATCAGCACTCCTTCGTACTGTACATGGAAGCTGTAGGAGGTCCAGCGCTCCGGCAGCGTTGGACTGAAGCTGAGCCGCTGCCCGTCTGAACGCATGCCGCCAAATCCGTACACGATGTTCATCCAGGCTGCAGCGATCGAGGTGGTATGCAGCCCTTCACGGGTGTTCCGGTTATAATTATCCAGATCCAGCCGGGTGGCAAATTCAAAGAACCGGTACGCCTCCTCATGCTTGCCGGTTTCACTGGCGAGAATCGAATGGATCGACGGAGACAGGGAGGATTCATGAATACAGCGCGGCTCATAATATTCATAATTGGCAAGCTTGGCTTCCCTGGTGAATTCACTGTTATACAGGAACATGAACATCAGCACATCAGGCTGCTTGATCATGTCATAACGGTACAGCCGGTCATAGGACCAGTTCGAATAGAGCGGGAACTCGGTAACCGGAATGGAGTGGATATCCATATGCGGCATATCGAAGAACCCGTCATGCTCCTCATACACTCCGCTGGCCGGGTCGCACGGAATCTTCATATGCTCCGCTTTGTTCGCCCAGTCCGAAAGCTCCTCTTCACGCAGCGCAGTCAGGGCAACCAGCGCGGCAAACCTTTCCGGCACAGCTTCCCGCATATGTGCCAGCGTATCGTTTGTGTATTCAAACAGCTTTTTGGCCATCAGATTGATGTAGCAGTTATTATTCACCATCAGCTGGAATTCATCGGGTCCCATTACGCCAAAGTAGCCGTATTGCCCGCTGCGTGCCCCCCACTGTCCGCGTGTGGCATAGAAGCGGCTGATCTGAATCAGCATCTCGGCGCCTTTACTGTAGAGAAACTCCACGTCACCCGTATTTTTTACATAATGCCAGATCCCGTACGAGACAGCCGTTCCGACATGCAGCTGCAGATTGGAATGCTGCCACAGGTCACAGCTTTCGGTTCCGTCAATCGTCGCTATCGGATAGCAGGCGCCTTCACAATCCACATCCCTCGCCCGCTGCATCGCCTCCGGCAGTGTCTTGTAGCGGAACTCCAGCA
Proteins encoded:
- a CDS encoding glycosyl hydrolase family 65 protein; translation: MNWVTADKEFSRGKIVTNGNKYMTGNGYMGCRGTLEEFGKEQLAAVTLAGVYDQAGGKWREPVNAPNALFTRLSCNGKRLGVLDAEPLLHKQELDISCALHKRETVYGISGGELVFAAERFVSMDQLHVLASRLSLTATADCRIELETGIDGEVWDINGPHLYGLQEQNAAGMLLASAVTGELALQVAVAEKTVYGFEAQETAGEGARRFIAFDVKAGEVYEWFKYAAVYTELDCSDPDVLAVQNVRTAEAAGYGQLLTAHREAWAARWKRSDCLIEGDDAAQFALRYSIYQLLIIAPTASEKVSIPARGLSGQVYKGAVFWDTEMFMLPFFLHSDPGTARNLLMYRIHTLDGARRKAAEYGYLGAFYAWESQDSGDDACTLFNVNDVFTGRPMRTYFRDKQVHISADVVHGIWQYVAFTGDDSLLADGGAEVIWECARFFYSYAYYNPVKQRYEILDVTGPDEYHERVNNNAFTNALVHRTLEVAIECSELLQAMFPERYQQLAGQFAGGPFLKEFREMLDGLYVPQPDPDTLLIEQFDRYFKLEDVPLAELKARVLHPNEYFGGGNGLAATTAILKQADVVLMLNLFKSSFSKEVKQANWEYYEPRTEHGSSLSPCIYALVAADIGSPDWGYPYFMRTATVDLTGESKQYVGDLYIGGTHPAANGGAWMAAVLGFAGVEFDGETLRVQPALPGQWTAVELPLSLRGDSFRLRVSREEITVSSAAGNEGALKVCASGSEDQLCRPGTVLTLRTAGAAGSNVSANTAE
- a CDS encoding glycoside hydrolase family 65 protein, with product MAKIADRYLKVDPWAVTEEGFDPERNRVSESIFSLGNEYMGVRGYPEEGYSGDMLLGSYFNGLYEEHAIGNHYKGIIRSLRYMVNAVDWLYTRLTVDGEQLDLARSKVKDFRRRLDFHTGVYSREFLWLLENGKELKVTFTRLVSMTMSHLGLQQVAFEPLNFTGEVQVCTGLDFGAVHEERGQSMWKSLRSGSAEGITAIMAETLTTGNRLFSGFVLQSPAELNPCLVERDRFVGQSFTLPLIEGGRIHYTKLAVNYADTGNAGTPELLWVKGMKLAGEAAGLEAGEVFEAQEAYWRGIWETSDISIEGDEENQQGIRFCIFQLYQTYHGDHPGYNIGAKGLTGEAYRGLAFWDTESYCLPFYMFNNPKAARSLLEFRYKTLPEAMQRARDVDCEGACYPIATIDGTESCDLWQHSNLQLHVGTAVSYGIWHYVKNTGDVEFLYSKGAEMLIQISRFYATRGQWGARSGQYGYFGVMGPDEFQLMVNNNCYINLMAKKLFEYTNDTLAHMREAVPERFAALVALTALREEELSDWANKAEHMKIPCDPASGVYEEHDGFFDMPHMDIHSIPVTEFPLYSNWSYDRLYRYDMIKQPDVLMFMFLYNSEFTREAKLANYEYYEPRCIHESSLSPSIHSILASETGKHEEAYRFFEFATRLDLDNYNRNTREGLHTTSIAAAWMNIVYGFGGMRSDGQRLSFSPTLPERWTSYSFHVQYEGVLIRLAVTQEGVQIQAVSGGSADIIVYGQRVTAGTDIVTLPLAEGLVAG